CCGATTTTCAATTTACCAATTCCATTACCCTTATTATGATTCTTCCTGTATATTTGAGTTATATCCTATATCTCATAAAAGAACCAATAAACCGACATGAAAAAACAACTGCTGTTACCATTACTACTTTTAGGACAGATCGCTTTAGGTCAGACAAACGAATTGATAAAAGTGGCAGGCACAAAATGCAGTTTAATTCCGCCATCTGGTTTTGTGACTGCATCAGTAAACGGAATTTATCCGGAAGAGTCGAAAACGATTGAAGGAAAAATAAAAGACGCGTTACTGTCCACCGTATATGATAGTGCTCAGAACGATGATCCACTAAGTGCCGCAACATTTTCAATAGACGTTACCAATACTGATTTTAAACTTATAAAGTATATATCGGGCAGTCTCATTTACTCTACAGACGGAAAGATCCCAACCGACAAGCCAACTTTAATTCTGGGCCACTCTATTGCCAAAGTTGCAGTTGATAATCAAAAAGAATACGCCGAAAAAAGACTTAAAAAGCTCCCCGGCGGAGAACGCCTCATTCTGAAGATAATTAAAGAAATAACTATAGACAATCTTAAAGGCTACGAAATTATTGCAGGCGGAAAAACCAAAGAAGATAAAACCGAGATAATTTATCAGGTCATGCTGTTTGACGGCAAGGGCGACTATTATTTGATAGTTGGAACAACAAGGGAGGATACAGCACAAAATATCAAAACGTTTAAAAGCATAGCAAGAACATTTAAGCGAAAATAGAGAAAGGTTCTGTATGTGCCTGAACTTAGAAAGCAGCCTTCTCTCCTTTACGAGAACTAATGAGTCTTTGTGAATAGATCATCACCAAACACACCCGGCACCGAGAAACTTCAAACTCATACCATTATGGGCAAAATAGTTTTTGCAGCTATACTTTGTTTATTATCATCATGTAAGTCTGCCTCACGGTATACGTATGATGAGCAAAAATATAACCTCATAATTGAGTATAACCCCTGGATAAAAATTGACCTTAATAATAGAGTGGCGATAATGGAATTTCATGACTTCAAGTCGGTCGATACTCTTGACTTGACGACAGCAAGTATAGACGCCATAAAAAGTTCTTTTGAAAAGAATAGAATTGGCATTATCCACGGAGATGTAAGCTACGGTGATCCTTTAGAGCTTCCTGCATGGGGGCTGAAAGTTAAGATTTTTAGGGCTGAGAAATTGCAGGCATACTTATCCATATTTAACGAAATCCATTTCAATAATAGTCCTGTATCTGATGGTGATAAACATGCGTTTCGTTTTAAAGACGAAATATATCGTGTTTTGGAAAAAAGCAAAAAGTTCAAAGCAGTAAAAGAGAAATGTAGGGAACAACAAAAGAAAAGTAATGAATATCTGATGTGATTGCAGTGTGGTAAAGGGCTGCCAGGTGGCTTGAATGGTCTGGCTGCCGGCTGGGTTAGATGGGTTTAATGGACAGAGACAGCAAAGAAATATTTTACAAAAAGCTGGGATATAAATTCTTGGAACCCCGAAGGGCTCTATCAGGCCATTAAAAACAAACACTTTCTGATAAATTGCCTAATTTTACAAAAGAGGCAGAAGATCTGGAAACAGATGTCGAAAAATGGACATACCTGTTAAAGAATATGAGCCGTTTAGATCAGATCCCGGTCTATCTGAACAAGCGGATATTTCAGCGGATTTTCCAGATAGCAGAAATAAGTAACTTAACACCGGAGGAGCAAACCATGTACGAAGCAAGTTTAAAAGATAAGTGGGATTACGAAAACGTTCTTGCCACTGCAATGAGAGAGAGTAAGCTAGAAGGTAAACTTGAAGGCGAGCGGAAGGGTGAACTTAAAGCAAAACTCGAAACTGCCCGCGAATGAAAGCTGCAGGACTGTCGATATCGCAGATTGCACAGTTCACCAAGCTCTCAGTCGAAGAGATCAATAAGCTATAATTATTAAGATTCAGCAATAACTCACAAGCCCGCCTACGCCGGGCTTTGTTGTTTTTAAGCATAGGCTCCGGCTTTGCTGAATGAGAACTTCCCCTTACCGGAACCCATAACAATGATAGATTTCCGGGATGCAGTACTTCAGTTTGCAGTGCGGGCCACATCATGTATTCCCTCGATAGTCTCATACACCATGCTAAAACAAGGATGGCTTACAACAAATAACAAACGCCTGGCTCTACTAAAAGAACCAGGCGTTTTAAGTTTATTCAATTCGAACGGCTAACGAGAGTACTTCACGTTCACATTTGAGTGATTTTCAACATTCCTTTGCTTCTCAAAAGCAAAGGAAATAATCGCCTTTTGCATTTTACTGTCGAGATATTTACCTATAATTGAAAACTTTTCCTTAGGAATCTTCTAAAACCTTAAATAGTTTCATTTTTCGCTACCTTAAAACCACCTTTTCATTTGAGGCTGTTACCAAACAAGAACAGAAACTGTTCAATATTTTCTGCGGGAGTATTGAAGGACAAAGCAAGTTCATTCATTGTTCTTAAACAGGCAGGGTAATAATCCACAGCAAAGAAAAATACATGAGCTTCTATTAAGGTCCAGTGTCATTATAACGACTTACGATCTTTTTTTATGTACTCTTATGCAAGACTTTCTCCTATTAATAGGTGGGTACTTAGAACAATCCTGTTCCATAGGTTGATGGTAGTAACTGCCATTATAATATCTGCAATTTGGGTTTCGCTAAAAAATTGTAAGGCTTTTGTGTAGGTTTCATCTGTTAATCCTTTTTGTTGGATTAACGTTATCTCTTCCGTTACTGCCAACACTACTTTTTCTTCTTCCGTAAAAACACCTTCAACTTCTTTCCAAGCACTTAGCAAGAAAATACGTTGATTGGTTTCACCACTTTTAATTGCGTCTTGAGTGTGAATATTAATACAAAACGCACACCCGTTTATTTGTGAAGCACGGATTTTGATGAGTTCTTTGGTAGTTTTGGAGATAGAACACTGTGATAAATAGGTTTCTAAACCAATAATTGCTTTCAGAGCATTTGGAGCTACTGCTTTAATGTTAAACCGTTTTTGCATTGTACTTCTTTTAAAATTGTTCACTACAAAATTGAAAAATGCTAAAACGGAAAAACTTAAACTGGTTTAAGAAATGCCCCTCTTACGGATCTCGCTTAAATATTCGGGGGTAAATCCTAAATATGATGCGATTAAGTACTGGGGAACACGCTGTACAAATTCAGGATGATTCCTAACAGCCTGGAAATAAAATGCTTCTTTCGAAAACGTAAAAAGATATTGAATACGCCTTTGAGCCGCTGCATAAGCCCGCTGGTAGACAAAACGGAAATACCGTTCCATTATCGGAAATGCCGTTAATAATTTTTCTTGATTGTCCTGTGATATATAAAGTATTGTTGATTGCTCTACGGCTTGAATATAAAAATCTGAAGGGATTTTATTTTCGTAGGCAAAGTTGTCAGTAAGCCACCAGGTTTCTATCGCAAATTCGGTTGTTTGTTCAGTCCCTTTCTCGTTGATGAAA
The window above is part of the Arcticibacter tournemirensis genome. Proteins encoded here:
- a CDS encoding PD-(D/E)XK nuclease family transposase, which produces MPNFTKEAEDLETDVEKWTYLLKNMSRLDQIPVYLNKRIFQRIFQIAEISNLTPEEQTMYEASLKDKWDYENVLATAMRESKLEGKLEGERKGELKAKLETARE
- a CDS encoding carboxymuconolactone decarboxylase family protein, with the translated sequence MQKRFNIKAVAPNALKAIIGLETYLSQCSISKTTKELIKIRASQINGCAFCINIHTQDAIKSGETNQRIFLLSAWKEVEGVFTEEEKVVLAVTEEITLIQQKGLTDETYTKALQFFSETQIADIIMAVTTINLWNRIVLSTHLLIGESLA
- a CDS encoding Crp/Fnr family transcriptional regulator gives rise to the protein MLNILKDHIEKFAQISDEEFEEIKKFFDTKDVAKKENLLEEGQICKHHYFVLKGLLRKFFINEKGTEQTTEFAIETWWLTDNFAYENKIPSDFYIQAVEQSTILYISQDNQEKLLTAFPIMERYFRFVYQRAYAAAQRRIQYLFTFSKEAFYFQAVRNHPEFVQRVPQYLIASYLGFTPEYLSEIRKRGIS